cacaaatgtGGTCAACCAAAATTCCATGTTTTCTGCAGTTTGCAatctactgtattttttattttgcaatctCTGTTCTGTATTAACTATGAAACTTTTAGCCTCTAATCTCGGAGTCCAAAACATGCAGTACATGGCACCAAAACATTTGAGGATACCTACAGTGACAAACCATTGTGCCCACAAGGTCCTTTCCGGTCAATTTGTAATGCTGTTTTTGTGTCCCTCTCACAGGTACCTGGGGATTACGCGGCCCCTAACCTACCCAGCGCGACAAAATGGTCAGCTGATGGCAAAGATGATCTTGGGCGTGTGGTTGGTGTCAGCATCCATCACTTTGCCCCCCTTTTGTGGCTGGGCCAAAAATGTCCACACAGCCGGCGTGTGCCTCATCAGCCAAGACTTTGGCTACACCATCTATTCCACAGCCGTAGCCTTCTACATCCCGATGCTGGTAATGCTGTTCATGTATTACAAAATCTTCCGGGCAGCCCGCAAAAGTGGTGCCAAACACCGCTTCACCGACTTTTCTCGCCGAGAGCGCCTGGAAACAGTGACTAATGAAGCGCTACGAATGCAGGGCTTAAAGCCTCCTGGTATGGCAGAGGAGTGCGTTTCCCTTTCCCGACTGCTGAACCGCGAAAGGAGAAACATCTCCATTTTCAAACGGGAGCAGAAAGCGGCCACAACTCTGGGGGTTATTGTGGGGGTCTTCACTGTGTGTTGGCTGCCGTTCTTCATCCTGTCCACTGCAAGGCCCTTTATCTGTGGGGTAGTGTGCAGCTGTGTGCCCATCTGGCTGGAGCGCACGCTGCTCTGGTTAGGTTATGCTAACTCCCTAATGAACCCCTTCATCTATGCCTTCTTCAATCGAGACCTACGCTCCACTTATCGTGACCTTCTTCGCTGCAGATATCGAAACATCAACCGCCGTCTGTCAGCGGTGGGCGTACACGAGGCCCTCAAGGTTTAAGGAAGTTTTGCAGAAGACATTGACTCACGGGGAGTGAGACGCGGCGGCCCTACGCTTGTACTGGTGTACCTCGTGGATTGTGGCGTGTATGCAGCAGGACTGTAGATAAAACACATTCTGACAGAAAGTGAGTCACTGTTGGTACGTCTCTGGTCCCactgcaagagagagagagagagagagagagaggctgagACTCACTTATGCtatttttggaaagaaaatcaTTGAGTGAACTTTGTGAAATATTCAAGGTGACACtacttttgtgcattttttgttgGGTGACACGAGCTGTGTTACACAATCAAGCATCTTGTGCTCTTCGGAGATGATGGAGGCTCATCGATTTATGTATACTGCAAAAATTATGTTCAATAAGGAACCTTGGTCAAACGCAAGGTATAAAAGTTCTTCTGTTGAACAATTCCTGTGTATTTTCCTGTGCACTTGTGTATCCCCCGCATCGCTTCTCTTGGAAGTCCTAGTTTCAAAGTGCTTGTATCACTgaataaatgagaaaaaaaatcatgaaaaatgtttcacaCTATTTTATACTGTGGTGATTAAAGATGACATGGATTATaccagtgaaaaaaatgtatagttGATGGTGTGTGTTCGAAAGATCTGTCGTGCGTGCTACTTTTAGATTTTACAATGTCAACATAAGTGTTCCACGTTTCACACTCTCACCTACTTCAATTGTCACAAATctgttttgagtttttccacGGCTGTTATTTTTCACACCACGGTTGTCTTGCTGACCTTGATAAAACAAGTAAACTTTTCACTATGATCCAGAGACTGCTCCAATGGGAGTCAACAGTGTCccttacctttttttgtgagatGAACCGTCATCAGGCAACACTGACCTTACAAGTCTGTGGTGACTCGTACAAACTTGTGTCACATGACATCAGTCAAAACAGTGTATGCTGATTCTACCTCGACTTTTGACAATGCAGTTCATTACCTCCAGGCAGATGTgattcaatatatatttttttggtaatCAATAGCTCTTTTTCAATCATCTCTaactgctccaattgcaattgCCTGCTTTCAACACTTTGACATTATGTTCAGTGGCAACTCATCTACAGTTTTAATTTTGTAAATAAAGAATTCCCTTCTTAAAATGTCACTGTGATCCTGGCCAATCCTCATTATTTTGATTCAGTTAGACAAGATTCCCCCAGCAGCCCCCTCAAACTGCAAACACACTCGACAAAGGCGGTATGTTCTGTTGTTATTCCCACACGGCTTTTCTTCATCTTAAACAAGATTCCCTTCCCTTCATACAAAGTTAATCACTCTATGAGATGACTGATTTGTCCATTCAAAGGCACACCTAAAGGCTTGCTCGAAGCCTTTCCAGAAGTTTTTGACAATGTTTACACATGAGAACTGCCCTTCATATTTTGTTTGCCTGAAactaaatattttattcatcggCAGGTGGGTGAGAGCTGTCTGCTAGTTTCTTGATGAAACAATTTTGTATTACACAGACAGAGCGAGGAAGGAGTGTGATGCAGTATTTGTTGTCGATGGCTGCGTCAAAGCTTTTTGTTAAAAGTGAGGATTTTCTTTTCAGGTTTAGGAGCGGGCCACTGCTTTGTATCTCACGAGAATTAATGTGCTCCTCCACTGAGCAGCAGCTGAATCCCATCTCCATATTCAGAATCAAAACAAGAGCAATCTGTTGTAAGATGACCATGATTGAGGATCATacagtcccctccaaaagtattggaacagcaaGGTCACgtcctttgtttttaattgtagaCTGAAGACATCTGGGTTCCAGATCAAAATATGAATATCAGTTCATTattccagcttttatttcataGCATTTCCATCTAGATGTATTTAACAACTCAGGACATAGCAACTCTAGTTTGTAGCTTTtcacttttcaagtgagcaaacATATTTGCATGGACgttattaaattaatttcaagTGAAAAACAGAAATGGGCAATTTGCCCGGCATTCGTCAGTAGCCGGTGTGCCAGTTTGTCATCATCATTCCGCCATTATTTCTGACCGGCCTAGTCCGTTTGTTGTCAGTCCATCACAATTATTTTAACCATGTGTCCGTCATCATTAAAACACAGTTCGTCAATGCTACTTTAGGATCATCAGTTTTCTACTGGGAGTTCTGAAATAGtggttgcattgtattgtatcgtTAGGTGTTTTGTATGATTAAACGTAATACAAAAGACTGTCACTCGGCTTAGTTTGAAGCTAATTGCATTGTGAGAAAGCTTCGTTGTGAAATAAGACCATTCTCTCGACTGCAGTGTTTTCCAAGGCACTCATTTTACAGTATTTGttatgtccttgtttatcgtagttgcttaTTATTGCCTACACTACTGGATACaggttccttgtgtgttctacatacttggccaataaagatgatattgattctgatataaaaatgacacagcatccaatcaaacaaaaatgtcacaaaaagtatgaacACTGGCATAATGATGGTCTCGTCTCAGGTAACTCACAAATGGGCTTAATCTGGACGAACACTCACCGGAAGCCATTGTTCTACCTGTCTCTAAAAACTGCTGGACTATATACATCAATCAAATTTATATTTGTAATTATTCAATTAATCTCCAAAATGTTTATTCTCACGAGAGTcatgggagcctatcccagctgccacTAGGCGAGAGGCGAGATTTACCCAGAACTGGTCATCAGCTAATCTAAGTGAAATTAGATAATTTCTTACACCTCCCTCATTGGGAATCACTGCTCCACTGTCAAGGTGtctgtgaacatgtaatgcatgCGTACATGTGATAAATATGATAAATGTAGTGATACATATTCTAAAGGTAATGATTTGGGTAAACCATTCTTGTTACTTATATattagcaaaaaaacaaaagtataaTTGTCCATTTCACAGTGAAGATCGTATCCCAGGAAACATAGTTAAAAACCTTTTCACAGTTATGAGCAAGATATAAAAGATGCTTTGTGCCCTGATGTTTGACTATTCTTAGCAGACCGAcacaaaaaggaaatattttaaagTTCCTGAGGTGTAAAGTGGAGACTTGTTCTCTGCCAGcatgttgacattttgcttGGGCACATAAAATAGTAGGCCGCCTCAGTGCACCTTGTGCAGCCCCGTGACAATGTCCAATCTCCAAGCATCCATGTTAACAGACATTACACTTGTGGGGAATGAGCACTGCCACATTTCACTTGCGGTGATTGTGGTTTTATCCTGAGCCAGCTGTCCgtgtgtgtgacagtgctgAGCGGGCATGAGAAGACGGGGAAAATGTGCATGTGATGATGTGTATTGCGTTTTGGGGAAGCAAATGAGTCTTGCACACACTGGATGGATGCCACCCAGCAGCTTTACTGACAGTGCCGACAATGGAATGCACACACTCACGTTGCTTTTTTAATGTGATTCTGTAATTATGTGAGGAAACTTTGATTAATTTGAGGGAAAGAAATCTTTatgagctgtgattggctggcaaccagttcagggtttcctGCCCCAAGAGAGTTGGGATAACGCCCAGCACATAACACCCACATGAgaagaatggatggattgacatCTTTATGAGTTGAACATCTTGCACTGCGAGTATCTCATCTCTGGTTCATAAAGGTCAGGGACCAAAGATTGCAATGTTTTTCTTGAGACCTCTTGAACCCCTTTACAATGCCCAACTGTTGTTAAAAATTAATTAGACTGATGGCAGACAGCAGTTTAATTACAAACAATCTGTGGTTGCCAATTAAGTACTCCAAGCTCTGCACTGAACATTTTGAACCGGCGTGCTTCAGTAACCatttacaatacatgctgatttatatagcgcttccacaacaaaacagttaacataaagtcaaatcataaacacaacacataacataaaacacagacagtcgtgcagtcctaaccacttttccgtcacacgctttgttgtttgaagcagtttgagatgaaagaggagagaatcaaagtgtcccttaaccagtggatcagagacgtcatgcacaaaatgtgcacacgtcggctacaagctaagtttcaaagtcaacaagaagctgtagcatccattaacgaaaaaagagatggttcaattctcctgtcccatggaaatccatttcaattccaagcggcgactcacggttccaaatacgcatcggcgctcttcaccaacgctcctctctcctcatcctcaacttcagcggccatccatccagccgcaccaacaccaactgtccaacagcgctgacatagccactgaacaaatcggggttgtgaaaaatgctgcccattactggcgcaaaaaacgcaagcgccccaggtctgtccagcaccgacagtcaatggcgccgacattcctcccaatcaaaatctgtgctggtacaggcgtgctgctgagaaggcgcaatcaccaagcacagatactgctcctttgacgaatgtcatggccaaaaagcgctgaaaacagtccatatcaggtccacacaatgaaacaacatgtgacaaaacaaaagacaaaaacagcaaaaaagaacaaaaaagcaaggctcttgaagagcacttgccgaaggctgcctactcgggcgccatcttggggaaaaaaaaaaaatggcatcaggTACACGAGTGTAGTTCGACCCAGGCTGAAAACCAACTCCCGTCCCAGCGATTTTTCCATCAGCAAATGCGACTTCAACTCCCAGCAGCAGGAGGAAGAACCCCGGTGGTCCTGGTGCATTCCAGAAGCGGCACAGGCAAGAAGTGAGGCGTCATTTGTATGCACCTGTGACACTTAAGAATGGTGATTATGAATTAAGTGGTTGGAAGCCCCCCAGTCCTCCCCCATCCCACCCACACATAGTGTAATAATATACTTGTTAAGCGTACATGGCAAGCTGCCTGACACGGCAAAGCCTTTCGGTCAAGATAGTCCCTGTGTTGTAACATTTCATGTACGGCCAACACATAATTATGAATCCTACACGCACAGCGGGGCCAACTGTTGATGTCTCTAAAGCTATTGCGTGACTGAGTCGaggttgtcacgtcgcgtgtccgccagcaggtggcgggttttctcccccgccatctgcgcacctgtccgtaatttcgggctgattaccctcttttattaagagactccgacagtcatctcgctgccggagaattccacgccgtgccattgttctctcgtgctaattcctcgattatagattactcgttgccttcttgccttgcggcctttactcttgccattcgcgattagtcactaaattgtattctCCTATATTGcttaatcagtagttcctcgcactttgttttttcggcgagcgttttcggttgtttccttatttctccctggtccttatttgaccagcgttttgtgttaccgttttttccctgtcgggctctttctgtttttgtcattaaagacactctttgttttgacaagattctatcgttgtctgttttccggggatccaactctttattttctcgttctgcacggagcgatcgttatcgcttcgggcagaacctgacagaattctccggccaccatggatcccgcagacatcgaaaaaattttgtccgctctttcccgacaagagcgacaggtgagtcagcagggccaagccattagggaactccgtggcacggtctccatgctggctcatcggtacgatgatttagaacctcggttggtccgggaggaagagcggagaccatctccccccggggttcgttctatcattcccgaagcgccctcctcatatcccattatgacgagggagccatcgcttccacacccccctcgctacgggggcgagcacgggcagtgtggacacttcctccaccagtgctctctcatttttgaccaacagccgtctgcctatgctaatgacgccgccaaggtggcttatgtcatgagtctgttaacaggtccggcagcatcgtgggcgattgcgaccagtgacgccaagccgagtctccgtacttcgttccccgacttcgtggctgcgttccgccgggtgttccatcatcccgtgcggggcagagaggcagagggccggttactcgccctccaccagggagagcgatcggtagcggactactccatcgagttccggatcctggccgcccagagtggatacggtgatcgggcgctgtgtggcctgtttcgccgtggactaaaccctcaactcaaggacgagctggcgacccgcgaccacagcaccaacctggaggaattaatcgacctctccctcctcatggacaatcgcctgagggagcgaagccgggagcgtggaggtgagcggccccagttccgacgaacacccacggaggaacaggtgcagctgggaggcagggacgctggtgcggaggaaaggaagcgtcgtttcagcgatcgagtgacgactgacggcgttccaccatctcctcacgccgcaaccagccatccggggccgtcaccccctgcccaccag
This sequence is a window from Hippocampus zosterae strain Florida chromosome 6, ASM2543408v3, whole genome shotgun sequence. Protein-coding genes within it:
- the htr7c gene encoding 5-hydroxytryptamine receptor 7, producing the protein MFNTSGIELKKEDISEVINGTWQLFYNVPQNIGPTTMRNESCGEQLLNFRRPAKIIIGVMLAIITAVTVMGNTLVVIAVCVVKKLRQPSNYLLVSLAVADLSVAIVVMPFVIVTDLTGGKWLFGEVFCNIFISMDVMCCTASIMTLCVISVDRYLGITRPLTYPARQNGQLMAKMILGVWLVSASITLPPFCGWAKNVHTAGVCLISQDFGYTIYSTAVAFYIPMLVMLFMYYKIFRAARKSGAKHRFTDFSRRERLETVTNEALRMQGLKPPGMAEECVSLSRLLNRERRNISIFKREQKAATTLGVIVGVFTVCWLPFFILSTARPFICGVVCSCVPIWLERTLLWLGYANSLMNPFIYAFFNRDLRSTYRDLLRCRYRNINRRLSAVGVHEALKV